In the genome of Triticum urartu cultivar G1812 chromosome 5, Tu2.1, whole genome shotgun sequence, one region contains:
- the LOC125506530 gene encoding tryptamine benzoyltransferase 1-like, producing MEITSSTMVKPVPHPLVGEKVPLTLFDRAAVDVFVAMVLAYPAPAPSNEALKDGLLKAVVAFPHLAGRLAVDEHGRHFLDVNNEGVLLIETKLPANLADVLVEGRMATRVDHLYPTTPEPGHNNGDALLQIQLNRYGCGGLVVGMCSHHRVADGHSMSMFFTAWATAVREGMDFIMPTPFLNRAETALPRSSPAPVFDHRSVEFTCREGTVVPVERIKNLTVHFTAEFVANLKARVCARCSTFQCLLAHVWKKITAARGLKPEEFTTVRVAVNCRGRAEPPVPMNFFGNMVLWAFPRLQVWDVLNSSYSSVVETIRDAVARIDGEYVQSFVDFGGVADANGEELIVPTVPAGSMLCPDAEVDSWLRFGFHQLDFGTGEPAAFLLPDWPVEGIMFLVPSHKENGGFDLFISIAEEHVATFQQICYLT from the exons ATGGAGATCACGAGCAGCACGATGGTGAAGCCGGTGCCACACCCGCTCGTCGGTGAGAAGGTTCCACTAACCCTCTTCGACCGCGCTGCCGTGGACGTCTTCGTTGCCATGGTGCTAGCGTACCCCGCACCGGCACCGTCCAACGAGGCTCTCAAGGACGGGCTTCTCAAGGCGGTCGTGGCGTTCCCCCACCTGGCGGGGCGCCTCGCGGTCGACGAGCACGGCCGGCACTTCCTCGACGTCAACAACGAGGGTGTGCTCCTGATTGAGACCAAGCTACCGGCTAACTTGGCGGACGTGCTGGTGGAAGGCCGGATGGCCACCAGAGTCGACCACCTCTACCCTACAACGCCAGAGCCAGGG CACAACAATGGGGACGCGCTGCTGCAGATCCAGCTGAACAGGTACGGGTGCGGAGGTCTTGTGGTCGGGATGTGCTCCCACCACCGTGTCGCCGACGGCCACTCCATGAGCATGTTCTTCACCGCGTGGGCAACAGCGGTCCGCGAGGGTATGGACTTCATCATGCCGACCCCATTCCTCAACCGTGCGGAAACCGCCTTGCCGCGAAGCTCGCCGGCCCCGGTGTTCGACCACCGGTCAGTGGAATTCACGTGCAGAGAAGGAACCGTCGTCCCCGTGGAGAGGATAAAAAACCTCACGGTGCACTTCACAGCCGAGTTCGTCGCCAATCTCAAAGCCCGTGTTTGTGCCCGCTGCAGCACGTTCCAGTGCCTGCTCGCGCACGTCTGGAAGAAGATCACCGCGGCGCGGGGCCTTAAACCGGAGGAATTCACCACGGTGAGGGTGGCCGTGAACTGCAGGGGCAGGGCTGAGCCTCCCGTGCCGATGAACTTCTTCGGGAACATGGTTTTGTGGGCGTTCCCAAGGCTTCAGGTCTGGGACGTATTGAACTCGAGCTACAGCAGCGTGGTCGAGACCATCCGCGACGCTGTGGCACGCATCGACGGGGAGTACGTGCAGTCCTTCGTGGACTTTGGCGGGGTGGCTGACGCGAACGGTGAGGAGCTCATCGTGCCGACGGTCCCTGCGGGCTCGATGTTGTGCCCGGACGCAGAGGTGGATAGCTGGCTGCGGTTCGGCTTCCATCAGCTTGACTTTGGCACCGGGGAGCCTGCCGCTTTCTTGCTGCCGGACTGGCCAGTCGAGGGGATCATGTTCCTTGTGCCGTCACACAAGGAGAACGGCGGATTCGACCTCTTCATATCCATCGCGGAGGAGCACGTTGCGACGTTCCAGCAGATCTGCTACTTGACCTAG